The nucleotide sequence CCAAAATGGCCTTGTTTGCGAAAGATGCCGGCAGATCCAATTCACAAAAAATTCACAACTTGACCTAAACGCTCTTGTCTGCGCTACGGATTATCAAAAAATCAGCAAACTGATCCATTTTTTTAAATATAATTTTGTCATTGACCTGGGGGTGCCACTGGGAAAAATAATCACGCGCGCCTTGCAAAAAAACAACCTGCCCCTGCCAGACTTCATCATTCCCATTCCGATCCACAAACGCAAATTGAAATGGCGCGGTTTCAATCAAGCCGAAATCTTGGCCAATTTTGTCGGCCAAAACATCACACCAAATTTTCCCCTTCCAGTTCGAACCGACTTGGTTTTTCGCCGGAAAAAAACCCAAACGCAGATGAAAATAAAAAGTTACCAAACCCGACTGGAAAATCTCAAGGATGCTTTTGCGCTTATGCCCCGAGCGCGAGAAGCAATTGCCGGAAAAAAAGTTCTGCTCATCGATGATGTCGCCACCACCGGAGCGACACTTTTTGAATGCGCCAAAGTTTTGAAAACTGCCGGCGCAAGAGAAATTTACGGCGCAATTATCGCCCGGCAAAAAATCTAACCGACCTCTAATTTAATCTTCCTTCACTTCTGACTCGGCTTTATGAAAAAGTTTGTAGTCAGCTCTGAAAAACCACAGTCCAATCCGATAGATGCTGTGCGTGATGAAAAAAGCGGCTACGACATCGATCGAGTAATGCAGATGACCCAAAATCATCGTCGCCCCAAACAACACGGAGAAAAAAACCAAGATATAGCGCAAAACCAAGTCATCCCAAAAAATCAAAGCCAGAAGAAATGGCATGCCGGTGTGTCCGGAAAAAAACATGTCATTGCCCGACGCAATACTCGACAAAATATCGTGCTTGCTAAGAAATGAATGATCCGGAATTGGTCCCAGGTGTGTAAGCGAAATGAAGACTGAGCGGATAAGGATAAATAGTGCCAAATTTTTGAGCACATAGGGAATGCGCTGGGGTTTAATGACAAGCAGGAAAAAAATAAACCAGATAAACAGCCAGACCACTTCATTGACCATAAAATTAACATCCACCACTGGCAAATTATCTAAAAGAATATCGTTCACATGGCTGCTAGCGCTTCTGTCGACATAGAGTGAGGCATAGTGATTAATGATGATGCTGGCGACAAAGAAAAGGATGCCCAAAAAAATTGACCGGGACACATCCTTATGTTTCCAATACTGTTTATTTTTGAGAAATGTTTTTTTGAGTTCAAACATCTTTTTATCTTATATCTTTATACTTTTTGGAAAAAGGTTTTTGAAAAGCAATTACCCAAAAATAATTAACCACATATCGCAGAGCGGTCAAGAGAAAGCCCTCCTGCGAAAACCTCCGCGCCGAAGTATGCATTGGGAAAAAAAAAGAAAATTTCACTTGACCAACTCGTTGGATTCTTTTGGCAATATCCGTGTCTTCGCCATAAAAACCAATGCGCACATCAAACCCGCCAATTTCTTCAAGCGCATTGCGCCTAAGCACAAAATTACCACCTTGGAGCATTGCACCTTTTCGAAGAATATACTGATTGAAAAGATGAATGATATATCCTAACGAATAATATATCCAAACGAGAAAGTTGATCCATAAAGATCTGTCATAATAAACATACGGTCCGCTCAGTGCGACTAATTTTTTGTTTTGCGAAAATTCCAAGACAGCTTTTTCGATCCAACCAGGCGCTAAAATACTATCAGCATCGATGTTAGCGATAATTTCTCCCGAGGAAGCCAGGAAACCAGATTGGCGCGCTTGCGCTAAGCCTTTTATCTGCTCATCGACTAGTCTAACATCGGGATGAGCCAAAATTATCTCCCGTGTCCTGTCTGTACTGGCATTGTTCACCGCAATCACTTCCGCATCGATCTTACTACTGCGCACTTCGCGAAGGATCGAGTCCAAGCATTTTCCAATATATTTCTCCTCATTATAGGCCGGGATGACAAAACTGATTTTCATATTTTTAATGCTAACATTTTTACAATTTGGTAAATTATTTCAAAAACAGAAATTGTTTTTAAAATATTCAGACTCATCATAACCTCCCCCTTAAGCCCCGCTAAAAATTTACCCTTTTGATGCTTCCAGGGACTGATCACATTTTCCCAGAAAACAATTTTTATTTTCAGCCTATTTTTTATGATCAACTTATTTAAATAAACTTCAAACCCGTAGGAAGGCAATTGTTCTATTTTTTTGATATGCCCTGCTATTAATTTTTTATCAAAAACCCTCTCGCCTGAGATATAATCCAATCCAATTTTTCTAAATGGCCAAGGTGCATTTTTTCTGAGACTGATTGTGATATCAGCTTCTCCGGATAAAATTGGGCTAATAATCGCTGTCACATTTAAAGGTTTTAGATCCAACAGATCGGCATCTAATAAAAAAATTGTTTCGCATTTAGCCTTAGCAATTCCTGACAAAACAGCCTGGCTCTTCCCTTTATTTTTTTCATGTCTTATTAGCTTCACATTATCAAACTTTCCAACTATTTCGCAAGTCTGATCTTTTGAACCATCATCGACCACGATAACTTCATTTATCAGAGGGTGCCTATGGACAGCCTCCAGTACATTTCCAATTCTTCCCTCCTCATTATATGCTGGAATTATACATGAAATATATTTCATTTCGTGACAAAAAAATTATTATTTTTGTGGTTTCTTAGTAAAATGATAGGCCACCAACCCCGAAATAATCACAAAAAGCATCGCAACAGTAAAATAGCCCAAATAAGTATCAATCTTGGCATAGGCATGCCCGAAATAATAACCAAGCAACAAAAAAACAAGTGTTTTGGGAACTGTGCCGATAAAATTAAATTTGATAAATTTTTTCAAAGAAATCCTTGCGATGCCTGATGCCACTAAAATAGCACCACCCGCCGAATGTGTCCATTTGCCGAAAAGAAGTGTTTTGCCGAAATGCTTGTCAAAATGATTTTTCATTTTTTGGACTTGTTCAATATTAATCCATAAAAAACGTCCCTTTGAAAAAATACGCTTGCCCCCAAAATATCCTACGGAATAATATAACACATCTCCCGTTACATCGCCAAAAACAGCCACCAAATAAAGTCCATAAACATTAAAATAACCCAGATAAGCTAAAAATCCTGCAATTACAGTGACAATTGGCCCCTCAATCACAACCAAAGGGAAAAAGATAAAATACTTATACTGCACCAGAAGATTAAATATTTGATTTTGTGACAAATTTAAAAACAAACGATTTATTTTTAAATATTTATCCTGGTCGGGCTGCCGAGAATCGAACTCGGTCTACATCCACCCCATGGACGCGTACTACCGGTATACTACAGCCCGTGGCCTTGCGCCCGCCTGCAACGCTATGCGTAGCATTGCGGGCAGGTACTACCGCCATACTACACCCTGAAATCTAAAAGGCAAAAAAGCACCCTTCTTATATCCCCAAAAATCTTTCCAACATTTCCGCCAGATTATGATCTTGTTTTATTTCTGGAATATATTTGAGTAGAATTCGGCGAATGATTACTGGATCTTCATTTTCGAGCGGAATGTGCACAAAGGGCGTGAGATAGCTTCTTGTGTGCAAGCTGATCACTTTAATATATCGCGGATCATAAAAAATCCAAAAAGAGTGGATATTTTCAAATTCATATATTTCATTGCCAGCCAGAATGCCCTCGGGCACAATGCGAAAATCCAAAATCCGCGGTTCCTTGCTTGAATACATATAGGCAACGATGCCGATAAGCACAAAAACAATCGCCATAATCGGATTATCTGTAAAAGTGGCATAGACAATAATGGCCAGAAGGACAAGTGCGACATAGGAAAGGCGCCGTTTATTCTGCTCATACATTTCAAATTCCGGCGCGCTCCAATGCCAAAGCGCATCTTTGGAATATTGTTCCAGCAATCCCTCACTCTCAGGCGCTGGAAGCATTTCCATTTCCGCTGGGCGACTTTTTAAAAACGCCTCGTTATCATCTCTAAAGGATTGTTTATGGTTTTTTATATACATTTTAATTACATTAAGGCAACGGTACCAATTTACTTAATGTTAACATATTAAGTAGAGACGAGGCAATGCCTCGTCTTTGTCTTGTCTTTACAATTGCCGGTTCAGCTGATAGTATTTAAAAGTTAAGATTTATCATATTTGGAGAGGTGGCTGAGTGGGCCGGATGCGATCAAACATCTGGCGGGTTGCAAAAGCAACCCCGGCAGACACGAAGCTACAGTTTTTTGACCGAGTCCGCCAACTGGCGGACGAGAAATATGGAGAGGTGGCTGAGTGGCTGAAAGCACCACACTGCTAACGTGGCAAGGGGTAAAACCCTTCGAGGGTTCAAATCCCTCCCTCTCCGCCTTCGCCACGCCGTAGCTTCAGCGAAGGCGGGCTTCGCCAAAGCTACGGCATGGCTACGGCGTGACAAGTCCGCTCAGGACTCAGCGAAGGCGGGCTTCGCCAAAGCTACGGCATGGCTACGGCGTGACAAGTCCGCTCAGGACTCAGCGAAGGCGGGCTACGGCATGGCTACGGCGTGACAAGTCCGCTCAGGACTCAGCGAAGGCGAGCTTCGCCAAAGCTACAGCGTAACTACGGCGTGACGCAGTCCGCAAGAAACCATGCGAAAGCGGGATTTACTACGCTACAATATTCTCAAAATAAAAAGCTATGTATTATGTCTATAGTCTAAAATGCAAGGATGGATATTATGTCGGTTGCACAGATAATCTTAAAGATAGAATAATTAGACATCAAAACGGCTACGTACCAGCAACTAAAAATAGACTGCCCTTGAAATTGGATTTTTATTTTGCAATGAACGATAAATATAAAGCATTTGAATTTGAAAAATACCTAAAATCAGGATCCGGACGTGCTTTTTCTGTGAAGCATTTTTAAAAAACAATGGGAGAGATGGCCGAGTGGTTTAAGGCAACAGTCTTGAAAACTGTCGTACTGTTAAAGGTACCGTGAGTTCGAATCTCACTCTCTCCGCCTTCGCCACGCTGAAGCGTGGCTTCGGCGTGACGCAGTCCGCCAGAAGCCATGCGAAAGCGGGATTCGCTACGCCGAAGCGTGGCTACGGCGTGACGCAGTCCGCCGT is from Parcubacteria group bacterium and encodes:
- a CDS encoding glycosyltransferase family 2 protein gives rise to the protein MKISFVIPAYNEEKYIGKCLDSILREVRSSKIDAEVIAVNNASTDRTREIILAHPDVRLVDEQIKGLAQARQSGFLASSGEIIANIDADSILAPGWIEKAVLEFSQNKKLVALSGPYVYYDRSLWINFLVWIYYSLGYIIHLFNQYILRKGAMLQGGNFVLRRNALEEIGGFDVRIGFYGEDTDIAKRIQRVGQVKFSFFFPMHTSARRFSQEGFLLTALRYVVNYFWVIAFQKPFSKKYKDIR
- a CDS encoding phosphoribosyltransferase family protein: MQKINTFFLDALFPIACLACQKKNHWICDECLDKLELLSFQVCPYCEKEITQNGLVCERCRQIQFTKNSQLDLNALVCATDYQKISKLIHFFKYNFVIDLGVPLGKIITRALQKNNLPLPDFIIPIPIHKRKLKWRGFNQAEILANFVGQNITPNFPLPVRTDLVFRRKKTQTQMKIKSYQTRLENLKDAFALMPRAREAIAGKKVLLIDDVATTGATLFECAKVLKTAGAREIYGAIIARQKI
- a CDS encoding GIY-YIG nuclease family protein; amino-acid sequence: MYYVYSLKCKDGYYVGCTDNLKDRIIRHQNGYVPATKNRLPLKLDFYFAMNDKYKAFEFEKYLKSGSGRAFSVKHF
- a CDS encoding glycosyltransferase family 2 protein gives rise to the protein MKYISCIIPAYNEEGRIGNVLEAVHRHPLINEVIVVDDGSKDQTCEIVGKFDNVKLIRHEKNKGKSQAVLSGIAKAKCETIFLLDADLLDLKPLNVTAIISPILSGEADITISLRKNAPWPFRKIGLDYISGERVFDKKLIAGHIKKIEQLPSYGFEVYLNKLIIKNRLKIKIVFWENVISPWKHQKGKFLAGLKGEVMMSLNILKTISVFEIIYQIVKMLALKI
- a CDS encoding VTT domain-containing protein produces the protein MSQNQIFNLLVQYKYFIFFPLVVIEGPIVTVIAGFLAYLGYFNVYGLYLVAVFGDVTGDVLYYSVGYFGGKRIFSKGRFLWINIEQVQKMKNHFDKHFGKTLLFGKWTHSAGGAILVASGIARISLKKFIKFNFIGTVPKTLVFLLLGYYFGHAYAKIDTYLGYFTVAMLFVIISGLVAYHFTKKPQK
- a CDS encoding phosphatase PAP2-related protein, producing the protein MFELKKTFLKNKQYWKHKDVSRSIFLGILFFVASIIINHYASLYVDRSASSHVNDILLDNLPVVDVNFMVNEVVWLFIWFIFFLLVIKPQRIPYVLKNLALFILIRSVFISLTHLGPIPDHSFLSKHDILSSIASGNDMFFSGHTGMPFLLALIFWDDLVLRYILVFFSVLFGATMILGHLHYSIDVVAAFFITHSIYRIGLWFFRADYKLFHKAESEVKED